One Setaria viridis chromosome 3, Setaria_viridis_v4.0, whole genome shotgun sequence DNA window includes the following coding sequences:
- the LOC117847319 gene encoding uncharacterized protein → MSAATEVAPVQQRGHAAAAVWRAVAGWLGLLFQILLRIVRGTPSSWAQLLSFVGLRHPLLPVAAQAQPSPEVAFVQLPSEAPADASPPPLRRLTVVLDLDETLVSAYESSSLPATLRTQAVEAGLRCFDMECTSAEKDAEGRQRVNRVTVFERPGLHEFLQRTSEFADLVLFTAGLEGYAKPLVDRIDAHNRFIHRLYRPSTVTTEYRDHVKDLSCLSKDFQRIVLVDNNPYSFLLQPLNGIPCITFSAGQPIDDQLMGTIFPLLKHLSLQKDVRPALYETFHMPEWFQGQGIPQIEQAV, encoded by the exons AtgtcggcggcgacggaggtggCGCCAGTTCAGCAGCGCggccatgcggcggcggcggtttggcgggcggtggcggggtgGCTCGGCCTGCTCTTCCAGATCCTGCTCCGGATCGTCCGCGGCACGCCCTCCTCGTGGGCGCAGCTCCTCTCCTTCGTGGGCCTGCGCCACCCGCTTCTCCCAGTCGCCGCCCAGGCGCAGCCCTCGCCTGAGGTGGCCTTCGTGCAGCTCCCCTCCGAGGCACCCGCTgacgcctcgcctccgccgctccggCGTCTCACG GTGGTGCTTGACTTGGATGAAACTCTAGTTTCTGCATACGAGTCATCGAGCCTTCCTGCTACTCTGCGCACCCAGGCTGTTGAAGCAGGATTGCGTTGCTTTGACATGGAGTGCACATCGGCTGAAAAG GATGCTGAAGGAAGGCAGAGGGTAAATCGTGTAACTGTCTTTGAGCGTCCTGGTTTGCACGAGTTTTTGCAGCGAACTAGCGAATTTGCTGACCTTGTTCTCTTTACAGCTGGTTTGGAAG GTTATGCAAAACCTCTAGTTGACAGGATAGATGCTCATAACAGATTCATTCACCGTCTCTATCGTCCATCAACTGTTACTAC GGAATACAGAGATCATGTAAAAGATCTTTCTTGTTTGTCCAAAGATTTCCAGAGAATTGTCCTTGTTGATAACAATCCGTACAGTTTCTTACTTCAACCATTGAATGGAATACCTTGTATTACATTTTCAGCTGGACAACCTATTGATGATCAG CTTATGGGAACGATATTCCCGCTTCTCAAGCACCTTTCTCTGCAAAAAGATGTTAGGCCCGCATTGTATGAAACGTTTCACATGCCAGAGTGGTTCCAAGGACAAGGAATCCCACAAATTGAACAAGCAGTTTAG